The proteins below come from a single Triticum aestivum cultivar Chinese Spring chromosome 5D, IWGSC CS RefSeq v2.1, whole genome shotgun sequence genomic window:
- the LOC123124427 gene encoding uncharacterized protein isoform X2: MATPAAGRRPRARRPFAAVASLSAARRRVLPRTEGSENVEPLDGMSFRECLRRFNKFSGEAAAAAAAAVKPAFAVGTKAVIKNRRSCSTPASKSPSSSRTPRRKKLEPSSSSKSSTPAAAAPYEAPRAPLWDFSDELCQKKVRARLSSPCDIAAEEEQGHGRRRGEAASWEGAAWSATLEEAMAGIPEHGEGRVRYLVDTFERLLSLSRGDREAQSGGGAGTRRRKKESASVPSSPRKAEEIDMASYPSVASSSDLSYSIVGLPRRNRSSSGARDERQVRRCNSAGSSERSSCRKATMPHPFNLRTEQRGRVKEGNFVQMMREMLLEEERLRNPLAQALPWTTEEPENLAKPPTKEPTEPFDVVLHSAVRAVGRSKFDHQIAERNIFLERLELEKERQQKLDEEIEIKLLRKEQVPRAHPMPDFSKPFMPKRSVKPQTVPREPRFHTRPTRHSPKTRS, translated from the exons ATGGCCacgccggcggcggggaggaggcccAGGGCGCGGCGGCCGTTCGCGGCGGTGGCGTCGCTGTCGGCGGCCAGGAGGCGGGTGCTGCCGCGGACGGAGGGCTCCGAGAACGTCGAGCCCCTCGACGGGATGTCGTTCAGGGAGTGCCTCCGCCGGTTCAACAAGTtctcgggcgaggcggcggcggcggcggcggcggcggtgaagcccGCCTTCGCCGTCGGCACAAAGGCGGTGATCAAGAACAGGCGGTCCTGCTCGACGCCTGCTTCCAAGAGCCCGTCGTCATCGAGGACGCCGAGAAGGAAGAAGCTGGAACCGTCGTCGTCTAGCAAGAGCTCGACtcccgcggcggcggcgccgtACGAGGCGCCGCGCGCGCCGCTGTGGGACTTCTCCGACGAGCTCTGCCAGAAGAAGGTCAGGGCGAGGCTCTCGTCCCCCTGCGACAtcgcggcggaggaggagcaggggcatggccggcggcgcggggaggcggcctcGTGGGAGGGCGCGGCGTGGAGCGCGACCCTCGAGGAGGCCATGGCCGGCATCCCGGAGCACGGCGAGGGCCGCGTCAGGTACCTGGTGGACACGTTCGAGAGGCTCCTGTCCCTGTCCCGCGGCGACCGCGAGGCGCAGAGCGGAGGCGGcgcggggacgaggaggaggaagaaggagtcggCCTCGGTGCCGTCGTCGCCGCGGAAGGCCGAGGAGATCGACATGGCGTCGTACCCCTCCGTCGCGTCGTCGTCCGACCTCTCCTACTCCATCGTCGGCCTCCCCCGCCGCAACAG GAGCAGCAGCGGTGCACGAGACGAGCGTCAGGTCAGGAGATGCAAC AGcgccggctcgtcggagaggagCTCGTGTAGGAAGGCGACAATGCCTCATCCGTTCAATCTTAGGACCGAG CAAAGGGGAAGGGTGAAGGAAGGCAACTTTGTTCAGATGATGAGGGAGATGCTGCTGGAGGAGGAGAGGCTGCGCAACCCGCTCGCGCAAGCTCTCCCATGGACCACCGAAGAACCGGAG AATCTGGCGAAACCGCCGACGAAAGAGCCCACCGAACCGTTCGATGTCGTGCTTCATAGCGCAGTTCGTGCTGTCGGCCGCTCCAAGTTTGATCATCAG ATCGCGGAGCGCAACATCTTCCTGGAGAGGCTGGAGCtggagaaggagaggcagcagAAG CTGGATGAAGAGATTGAGATCAAACTGCTGAGGAAGGAGCAGGTGCCGAGGGCGCACCCGATGCCGGATTTCTCCAAGCCATTCATGCCCAAAAG GTCAGTGAAGCCCCAGACAGTTCCCAGGGAGCCAAGGTTCCACACCAGGCCGACGAGGCACAGCCCCAAGACCCGGTCATAG
- the LOC123124427 gene encoding uncharacterized protein isoform X1, translating to MATPAAGRRPRARRPFAAVASLSAARRRVLPRTEGSENVEPLDGMSFRECLRRFNKFSGEAAAAAAAAVKPAFAVGTKAVIKNRRSCSTPASKSPSSSRTPRRKKLEPSSSSKSSTPAAAAPYEAPRAPLWDFSDELCQKKVRARLSSPCDIAAEEEQGHGRRRGEAASWEGAAWSATLEEAMAGIPEHGEGRVRYLVDTFERLLSLSRGDREAQSGGGAGTRRRKKESASVPSSPRKAEEIDMASYPSVASSSDLSYSIVGLPRRNSRSSSGARDERQVRRCNSAGSSERSSCRKATMPHPFNLRTEQRGRVKEGNFVQMMREMLLEEERLRNPLAQALPWTTEEPENLAKPPTKEPTEPFDVVLHSAVRAVGRSKFDHQIAERNIFLERLELEKERQQKLDEEIEIKLLRKEQVPRAHPMPDFSKPFMPKRSVKPQTVPREPRFHTRPTRHSPKTRS from the exons ATGGCCacgccggcggcggggaggaggcccAGGGCGCGGCGGCCGTTCGCGGCGGTGGCGTCGCTGTCGGCGGCCAGGAGGCGGGTGCTGCCGCGGACGGAGGGCTCCGAGAACGTCGAGCCCCTCGACGGGATGTCGTTCAGGGAGTGCCTCCGCCGGTTCAACAAGTtctcgggcgaggcggcggcggcggcggcggcggcggtgaagcccGCCTTCGCCGTCGGCACAAAGGCGGTGATCAAGAACAGGCGGTCCTGCTCGACGCCTGCTTCCAAGAGCCCGTCGTCATCGAGGACGCCGAGAAGGAAGAAGCTGGAACCGTCGTCGTCTAGCAAGAGCTCGACtcccgcggcggcggcgccgtACGAGGCGCCGCGCGCGCCGCTGTGGGACTTCTCCGACGAGCTCTGCCAGAAGAAGGTCAGGGCGAGGCTCTCGTCCCCCTGCGACAtcgcggcggaggaggagcaggggcatggccggcggcgcggggaggcggcctcGTGGGAGGGCGCGGCGTGGAGCGCGACCCTCGAGGAGGCCATGGCCGGCATCCCGGAGCACGGCGAGGGCCGCGTCAGGTACCTGGTGGACACGTTCGAGAGGCTCCTGTCCCTGTCCCGCGGCGACCGCGAGGCGCAGAGCGGAGGCGGcgcggggacgaggaggaggaagaaggagtcggCCTCGGTGCCGTCGTCGCCGCGGAAGGCCGAGGAGATCGACATGGCGTCGTACCCCTCCGTCGCGTCGTCGTCCGACCTCTCCTACTCCATCGTCGGCCTCCCCCGCCGCAACAG CAGGAGCAGCAGCGGTGCACGAGACGAGCGTCAGGTCAGGAGATGCAAC AGcgccggctcgtcggagaggagCTCGTGTAGGAAGGCGACAATGCCTCATCCGTTCAATCTTAGGACCGAG CAAAGGGGAAGGGTGAAGGAAGGCAACTTTGTTCAGATGATGAGGGAGATGCTGCTGGAGGAGGAGAGGCTGCGCAACCCGCTCGCGCAAGCTCTCCCATGGACCACCGAAGAACCGGAG AATCTGGCGAAACCGCCGACGAAAGAGCCCACCGAACCGTTCGATGTCGTGCTTCATAGCGCAGTTCGTGCTGTCGGCCGCTCCAAGTTTGATCATCAG ATCGCGGAGCGCAACATCTTCCTGGAGAGGCTGGAGCtggagaaggagaggcagcagAAG CTGGATGAAGAGATTGAGATCAAACTGCTGAGGAAGGAGCAGGTGCCGAGGGCGCACCCGATGCCGGATTTCTCCAAGCCATTCATGCCCAAAAG GTCAGTGAAGCCCCAGACAGTTCCCAGGGAGCCAAGGTTCCACACCAGGCCGACGAGGCACAGCCCCAAGACCCGGTCATAG